GATAAAACTAAAATAACTACTATGACGATATATTTAACTGGTTTTTTCATGTGTTTATATATTATCTACTTTTATTGTCACATAGTCCTTCCATATAATCATTCCCTTGAATATCGAGAGTTCGTTATGGAAGTTTCATGGTTAATTATTTTAATTGTTAGCAATAAATTTATTAATGTTCTCTTGTGTAACAACTTCAACAGCAAGTGGTGTTTTTGCGCTAAAATCTCTTTTCCCATTTATATATTCATCGGCTAATTCAGCAGCAGTTCTAGCCATTTTCTTAGAAGATTGCATTACGGTAGCTGTTATTTTATTATCAGCTATGGCATTCATAACATCATTTTCTCCATCAAAACCAAAAATCATAACTTCTTTTTCTTTTCCAGCGGCTACTAATGCTTGATAAGCCCCCATGGCCATAGAATCATTTCCACAAAATACAGCGTTAATATCTGGATTTGATTGCATAATTGACTCCAATTTATCCATTGCTATACTTCTATCAAAATCGGCACTTTGTTGTGCAACCATTTCCAATTCAGGAAAAAGATCGACCACACTATGAAACCCTTTGGATCGGTTCCAAGTATTATTATCGCCCACCAATCCTAACAATTCAACATATTTTCCTTTTTTGTTAAGTTTACGAACAAAATATTCACCTAATTCCACACAACCAGAAAAACTATCTGAAATTATTTGTGAAGTTGCTGCATCTAAAGAATTTACCTCTCTATCCATGCAAAAAACAGGAACACCTGCTTTCTTTGCACGTTTAACATTCGATACGGAACCCTCTGAATCGGTTGGATTGAATAATACAGCACTGTAACCTGCTGCAATTAAATTCTCGAAATGCTCTGCTTCTTTTGATGTATTGTTTTGTGAATCGAAAATAGTGGCTTCATAACCTAACTCTCTGGCTCGTTCTGCAGCAGATTCTGCAAAAGCAACGAACCAAGAGTTGTTTAGTGTTGAAATAACAACCGCTATTTTTTTAGGGCCATCTTCCTTTTTTGAGTTACAGCTGAATACAGTAAATATGGCTAGTAATAAAAGAATTAGATTTTGTGGTTTGAATGGTTTAGTTGGTATGCTCATAAAATCTAATTTTAAATATCTAACAATTCTTTACACGTTTTAAACAAACCGTCTTTCGATATGCCGTAATGGTTAAAGATTTCTACCTGAGAACCAGTAACGGTATATTCATCAGGAATTCCAACAATTTTAAATGGATTTTTAAATCCCTTTTGAAAGAGATGAGATGCACAAGCTTCTCCCAAACCACCGTTTACCATGTGTTCTTCAACAGTAATAATTGGTCTTCCGTTTGAAGCTAATTCTTCTAATAATTTAATATCCAAAGGTTTTATAGTATGCATACTAACTACAGTCGCCTTCATATCATGTTCATCTTCAAGTTTTTTTGCAGCTAACCAAGCAGGATAAACGGTTTCACCTGTAGCAATAATTGTAATATCATTACCCTCTCTAACAACACGACCTTTACCAAACTCAAAAGTCTTATTATCTTCTTTTAAAAAAGGCATGGCTTTTTTGCCATAGCGCATGTATACAGGTTTATTGGTTTTAGCAGCTAAACGAACTGCTTGTTCTGTTTCAAAATTATCAGCTGGTGCAACGATAATGATATTGTTTATGGCACGAAGCACAGCATAATCGTGTAAACTATGGTGTGTGGTACCAAGTGCACCGTAACTAACACCAGAGCTGATACCCACTAAAGTTACAGGGTTATCAGAATAACAAACATCATTTTTAATTTGCTCCAAGGCTCTTGCACTTAAAAAACATGCAGGAGATACTGCAAATGTTTTTTTACCTGCTGAAGCTAATCCAGCTGCTACACCCACTAAATTTTGTTCTGCAATACCTACTTCAACAATTTGATTAGGATACTTTTCTCCAAAAGGAACTAACTTTCCTGAACCACGTGAATCACTAGTTACTGCAATAATATTTCTATCGGTTTCAGCTAATGCTTGCAATGTTTCAGAAAAAACATCTTGATTAGCCTTACCCATTTTTAAATCCTTTTCCTCTATTTTATCTAATTCCATGATCTCTAGATTAATGCTTCTGCTTCTCTTAATTCGGAAAGTGCTAATTCATATTGCTCTGGTGATGGTACACCATGATGCCATTTTGTTACACCTTCCATATAACTAATTCCTTTTCCTTTTATGGTATGCGCTATAATGAAACTTGGTTTTCCTGTTTCTAACGGACCACTATTCAAGGCTTCTTCAAGTTCTTCTAGATTATGACCGTCAACTTCTTTAACTGCCCAACCAAATGCTTCTAATTTTTGGCGAACAGAATCGGTATTCATAACATCTTTATTGTAACCTGTAATTTGTTGTTTGTTATTATCTAAAATGGCATACAAATTATCTAATTTATAATGTGATGCAGATAAAAATGCTTCCCAATTAGAACCTTCTGGTAATTCACCATCTCCCAAAAGGGTATAAACACGATGAGATTTGTCATCTAATTTAGCAGCGATGGCTTCACCAACACAAATAGGTAATCCATGACCTAAAGCCCCTGTGTTTTGTTCAACACCATTTACTTTTTTAGTTGGGTGACCAATATAATGTGATTGATATTGACAAAGGGTTTCTAAATCTGATTCTGGAAAAAAACCTCTATCCGCAAGGGTTACAAAAAGTGCCTCAACACAATGACCTTTACTTTGAATGTATCGGTCGCGATGGGGATTTTTGAAATTGTTTGGATCTACATTTAAAACACGGTTATAGAGCACGTTTAAAGTGTCTACACACGATAAACTACCGCCCGTATGTCCTGCTTTTGCTTTATATATATACTTAAGAAGATTTTTTCTCAAGAATACAGATTTTAATTTTAATTCTTTATTCGTCATTTTTTTTAATTTATGAGAAAATTTAATCGATTACCCTTTATGGTTATAAATATCCCAGCCCATGTAGTTACCTAATGCTTCTTCAAGAATAGCTCCTGTTTTTGATGCATTCATAACAACATGATGTTCAAAACCATTTCTACAT
The genomic region above belongs to Mariniflexile litorale and contains:
- a CDS encoding D-ribose ABC transporter substrate-binding protein yields the protein MSIPTKPFKPQNLILLLLAIFTVFSCNSKKEDGPKKIAVVISTLNNSWFVAFAESAAERARELGYEATIFDSQNNTSKEAEHFENLIAAGYSAVLFNPTDSEGSVSNVKRAKKAGVPVFCMDREVNSLDAATSQIISDSFSGCVELGEYFVRKLNKKGKYVELLGLVGDNNTWNRSKGFHSVVDLFPELEMVAQQSADFDRSIAMDKLESIMQSNPDINAVFCGNDSMAMGAYQALVAAGKEKEVMIFGFDGENDVMNAIADNKITATVMQSSKKMARTAAELADEYINGKRDFSAKTPLAVEVVTQENINKFIANN
- a CDS encoding transketolase C-terminal domain-containing protein, encoding MELDKIEEKDLKMGKANQDVFSETLQALAETDRNIIAVTSDSRGSGKLVPFGEKYPNQIVEVGIAEQNLVGVAAGLASAGKKTFAVSPACFLSARALEQIKNDVCYSDNPVTLVGISSGVSYGALGTTHHSLHDYAVLRAINNIIIVAPADNFETEQAVRLAAKTNKPVYMRYGKKAMPFLKEDNKTFEFGKGRVVREGNDITIIATGETVYPAWLAAKKLEDEHDMKATVVSMHTIKPLDIKLLEELASNGRPIITVEEHMVNGGLGEACASHLFQKGFKNPFKIVGIPDEYTVTGSQVEIFNHYGISKDGLFKTCKELLDI
- a CDS encoding transketolase, yielding MKFSHKLKKMTNKELKLKSVFLRKNLLKYIYKAKAGHTGGSLSCVDTLNVLYNRVLNVDPNNFKNPHRDRYIQSKGHCVEALFVTLADRGFFPESDLETLCQYQSHYIGHPTKKVNGVEQNTGALGHGLPICVGEAIAAKLDDKSHRVYTLLGDGELPEGSNWEAFLSASHYKLDNLYAILDNNKQQITGYNKDVMNTDSVRQKLEAFGWAVKEVDGHNLEELEEALNSGPLETGKPSFIIAHTIKGKGISYMEGVTKWHHGVPSPEQYELALSELREAEALI